DNA from Lemur catta isolate mLemCat1 chromosome 7, mLemCat1.pri, whole genome shotgun sequence:
CATGACCGACCGGAAATGCTGACAAATATGTGTACAATATCAATCTAGGGAGGCTTgggtttaaaagaaaatttccttattGCCAGTGTCCAAGTCCATAGGATTTGTCCTTGAAGATACTAGAAGAAGATGAGAAAGACCACACACACCAAGACTATGTTTAGTCATTAGAGTAAACTAGCAAATGGCCAGTTTGTTCTAGGATGCATTGCATCAGACATCACAGTACATgaagaaaatctgcattttgTTAGGAGCCATCAGGCATTTCAGATCCAGTTTACCATGAAGTGCAGCCACGGGCCAACCGGATACCTAGATAATACAGTCAGTGCAAAAGTCAAATGGGTAGTCAGCACTTTGATGAGGCTGGCTATATTgcagaagataaacaaaacttgaaaatagAGTAAGGTCTATTCACAAATGTTTGTTTAGTAAAGTGACTTGAAAAAAGTTGTTAAGCACTTCCCAGGaatccctcccctctcccaccaaaaaacaaaacacctgaaAATTATCTTGAAAATCAAGTTAAAACTGTGGTGAAAAAGAGAGCGCTTGTTCCAGGTAAAGGACTTCAAGATAATTTACaggcagatttatttttattagtaaaagTCACAAATAGGAAAAGGTTTACTGGTTGACTTTGAGATGtgtggttttaaaaatgtctcttatTAATatgttaacaagaaaaaaaacaccaagcATGTTTTTGCTTCCAGTTTTGAATCTTCCAGTTTGAAATCAACAGGgtattaaaataaaacccaggaAAACTCAAGTCAGTTTTTTCCAGTTGTCTGCCTTGTTTCTTTCTAGTCACCTTGAATTTGATTCCCAATTAGCTGAGGACAACATGTCGGTCAAAGACAGATTTTCGCTGCTCTTGAACTTGAAGCTTCCAGCGCTGTTGGGCATATTCTACCTTGTTTAGTACATTGGCTCGACTGCGGGAGCGGGCCAGCACATCATGGGCATTTGCAAAAGGCTGGTGATCCTAAAAGTCCAGGAATGGAGAACATCATAGATGGCATGGTTagcataaaacacacacacaaaatagcaTTTAGTCTACGACAGAGACAGGAGCAGGTGGACTTTTCAAACAGAGCATCTATTTGGCTAAGCACTCCCGGGCACTGAACTAGAAGTAGGATGAACTCAACGATCAGAAGTAGGATGAACTCAACGATCAGAAGTAGGTGGTTCAGGAAATAGCAATGAAGGGGTATTTCCATGGGTCACCATTTCCAAAGACCATTTCCCTTAAGAAGCAGAGACCAAGCCAAAGACAGTGGTTATTTGTGTTAAacagaagtcttccctgactagtagggaaaagaaaatctattttcatGTTATTATCTCCAGGTTTTAGATATGGAAAGCAGGGCCTTTCCTTCCATTATTCAACACTATATAGCTAATCTGTGGCAGAGGAAAGatctgtcttttaatttcctGACTCCATTatattagaattatttatttgcCAGCTTGGAGCCACATTCACTCTGGAAGATGAGTTGACAAGGTCTTATCTTGGTTTGTTTTCATCTTTCCCTATACCCTCAACATATACACAAAATGGGCTAGTTTCCAAAAGCTTTCTCATTTCTCCCCTTTCCCAGTCTGTAAAGAGACACAGCTAAAGTGCTATAATTACCCTCTATTACCAAGGACAGTAAGGAATTATTTACTTCAGCATTTCTAGTGGACAAAGACTTGAATCTTTCATTTCTGAATACCCAGAGGCCTCCATGCAAGTTGCTGCATTAGGAAAGAGGCTATTGAAGGGTTACCCAGGTATCTGTGTAGGAAACCAGCCTACCCTGGTTAAAGTAAACCAATGCAACTGGATGTTTGTAGTCATTACACAGGAAACCACCACGCTAATCTATCTATGAATGAGATATAAACACAGCTGCCTAAATGACAAAAAGCATTCAGTAGtaatttattgcttttgtttgccttttcctTGATCTCTTTTTCCTGAAACCCAGGTTAGCAAAATTTCCAAATGTTCCAACATAAGATCCAAGTCACAAGTCTTACCTTTTAAACTAAGCTTTGCCTCTAGGAAAGAAAATTGTTTTGCTGTGCATGTTTGAAAAAGCTCTACTATATAATCCAGGGCAAGAATCTGCATGTACACGGAAATCTACATATAACCACATAACTCTATACACAACTATAACAATATAGTGTTATAAAACCTGCTCTTTTTCTATAGCAAAACATTTGCACAATGTTTACATTTGAAAGATATCAAAGAGTTTTCTATAaagaatctttccttgccttcTTTACCAAGATTCCTTCAACTTTTCACTTAATTTAGGTAATGgcttataatttattattattttttttaagggacagggtcttgctatgttgctcagactggagtgcagtggctatccACAGGCACGATCACTGTGCACTATAgccctgaattcctgggctcaagcatttctcctgcctcagcctcccaagtagctaggactaccaggctactttaaaatttttaaccttacaaatgaaaatgataaagacAATTCCATGAAGTTCAAAATGTTTCAAAGATGTAAGGAAGAAGGTAAGCAAAGAGGAAGGCTAAAGTTGTAGGACTGATTTCCCACAAGGAAATAAACTGACCCAAGGTCATTTAACAAATTAGCACCCACACAAAAACTTAGCTCAACTAACCGTGACTTAGTGTTGTATCTTCTCAAAACACAGATTTTGGTCAGGAAGATTAAAATGACACTACAGGAATATGGTGCTTCAAtgaaattgtatataaaatatctcCTGAGTCAAGgatcagaggggaaaaaatatcaCCATTGGTTTGTTTTGACATAAACAATAATGGGAAGTAGGGCGTACTTTATCAGCAGAGCACCTCTCAGTTTCATGGTCCTGTTATCTACTCTCCAAGGTGGGAGAGAAAAATCTTCTTAAGGGACGAATTCAAAAGACTAAACAAACCAGTTAATCCTTTGGGTCTGTTCTCCACCTATCAGAACAAGATTGAACTAGCTGCACATGGTCATGGATGCTGAGAGAATGCAAATAGAgatttatcctttttatatgtttgttctttttacacctgataaaattacaataaatacaaaacatgTTTTAATGTAATGCtttgataataatgataatgtgtCATGGATATACGATACAGTAAATATTATGACTTCTTGCAGTGAGCTTCTTAACTATTTGTATTAACTTATTTGCTTTAAAAGGCTCTACATGGAGCAAAAAacggaaaaaatgaaaactgagaatttaacaaaagcattttttaaagtacataaataGTAAATAACCCACATCTTGGATAAGCAACAACTGCaggaatttaaatttaacttctttGTCTACAGAGTTGTTACCATAAATTTACAGCTGTGGTCAGAAAAAACACTCTCTACCCATAATCTGTTTAACAGATATCCAAGAGTCAGAAGAGTCAGCCAGGCCTCTCAGAGACAATATTCTCAAATGGTCAACATATAGGCAGAAACAATCACTGGTTGGCAAAAAGGTTAATGAACATGTGACCTCATCAATCAAATGCCTGCCCTACATGTTTTTGTCTACACATTTGTGCATCCATTTCTTTCATGTTCTGTGTGTATTATATTGTCTatttctaaaatcaggaacagATATTAATGCtgtaaagcagtggtccccaaccttttgggcaccagggactggtttcatggaagataatttttccacagaccacgggtgggctggggtggggtgtggtgatggggagctcaggtggtgatgcatggaccatttcctaacaggccacacacTGGTACTGGGCCATGGCCTGGGAGTTGAGGACCACAGCTGTGAAGGATGTAGTTTAAGTCAAACTTTCAACCTATGTGACTATAATGAAAATGGTTTACGTGGCCTTTGATACATAACATTCTCATATGTCAGTATTTCTCAAGTGGGGGTGATTTTGCTCccccagggacatttggcaatgtttacGGACATTTCTGATTGCCATAATTGGGATggaggggtgctactggcatccagtggaCAGAAGTCAGGGATGCTATGAAATATCTTAAAATGAATAGTACAGCCACCACCCCCCCATAACAAAGCATAATTTGACCCAAAATGTCTATCGTGTCAAGATTGAGAAACTCTGAATATGTGAATGAAAACGAACATGAAAACAGTATTTGAGACTCTAATGCTCCTGGTATACAACTTCCTGTCCTTCCAGCTCTCTCACCCATGAGCCCTACTATGTCTGCTTTTTGACTGCACCAGAACTCTAGTCTTAACTTTCTCCCACCCTATCAATCCCCTCCtggaattctttaaaatatgtgtttctaaaaataaataaataaaataaaatatgtgtttcttACATGATTAAAAATGGGGTAAACATTAGTCATTTCTTTTACATatctgtttgtgttttatttatctctttattcttAGTACCCAGCATAGTACCTGGTATAGAAAAGCTAACTCATTATATGTTGTTTGAGTTAATAAAAGCGGCAAGGGAAAAAGAGGCAGAGGTGTTCTTATGAAAGTTCTTCACTAAAAAAATTCAGTCTTGACCAAATGAGTGTTTGTCATTGATATTCATGAGACAACAGTGTGTTGACCAAAAAGCAGCCTGTTTGTTATACCTCAAGCCATCTAGTCAGAATGATCCCTTTTCCCATCTTTTACTAACAGGTCCACAAGCTATTCCAGAGTAAAAGGACTTCTGAGTGTGACTGGCAAGGGCTCACTCCAGGTTTAGCTTTTGGAATTGATTCTTGAAACTATGTGCATTTCATCCACTTTAAGGAACATAGTctaataaaataatccaaaagaaaaatttctaaaaaaataattatatataataatgaaaaagtagaaaatttagaaacagtCCCAAATAGGATAACGGTTAAACAATATAATTCTCTAAGCTATACTGAATAACAAGTTTGTGGACTATGTCAATTTCTGGACATTTTTTAATGAAGtagtgttaaaaacaaaaaggagaccATGAAATAATTTATACACTAATTACACCCattgtatatacaaatataaatgtattttaaagatagGAAGAGAATCTAGAGTGatagtttcattttcttctagagttaaagatgacagatttttttttttaagcagtagaaaaaaggaaatagaaaacattagcaagTTATCAAGTTGTATTTCATTAAGAAAAGAATATCATGGTCTTCATGCTTCCCTTCACTGAAACCACTCTGCCTTCTAAAATATTTGGTGACACTGACAGGAACAGTGTTTTAGGCAGGAGCTTGAGCAGAAACTATCTCAGTTTAAACATGGAAAGTCAATGAAAACTGTGCCCTTGGTACTGAGGGCAAGGCCTTGCATAGCACACTTACCAAAGATCATCAGTTTAAAACACCACATTTATGGTCTTATAATATAGAGCGATTTCCTCATaaagaaatatactaaaattagaaCTGTCTTTAGCTTCGCTAGTTGAGGATCTGCTCCAGCAAGCGAACATATATATGCAACTATTTTTCACCTGCACTTTACATCAGATGATGACAAAGACTGGCCATGCACAGGTAGGGCAGGCGAACTTACCCCAACATCGTCATCACTCTGTATCAACTGTGAGTGTCCAAAGAGGCGCCTCTTCAGTATGGGCTCAACCAGAGTAAGATACACCATGTATAGAAGTAGAAGGCCCAAAATAGAGAGATAAATTATAATGGTAACctaaaggaaattgaaaataagtTACATCTCTCAGTATCAATCTGTggtgttttggggaaaaaaaaagaaaagaaaagaagttacaTCTCAAGAAATAAGAATTTTGTATGTTGACAGTAAAGCAGACTGATTATTTGCTAAGCCCATAGGATTTCTATACAAACCAGATACTAATATAAGAAACTCTTCAccaaagtattaaagaaaaagagaaaaggaagcattTTGTCTTTAGGATCCATTTTGAGAGTCTTCAAAACTCCATCTTCACCTACTGCTAATCACTTGTCACTAATGCTagcacagatttcttttttcagcAGAACATAGTGTCCTAGATTCAGCAGCACTGCTGCCAAAACAACTTAAAGGAACCCAACAGAAAATGTAATTCAGGTGAATTTCAACAGAATACTCTTTTAGATCAATTTAGATatacaaaaatactttctaaGCCAGTGATTTTCTTGGGATCTTAATTTGTGAGCTGACAAAAAGTACAGTATGACATATCTACTAGAATGGCCATAAAATAAGtagacaataccaagtgttggcaaaggtATGGAGAGACTGAGCCCTTatatacactgctgatgggaatgtaaaatgttataaccactctggaaaacaatctGACAGtctcttaaaaa
Protein-coding regions in this window:
- the TMEM9B gene encoding transmembrane protein 9B isoform X2: MPVRGPDVEAYCLRCECKYEERSSVTIKVTIIIYLSILGLLLLYMVYLTLVEPILKRRLFGHSQLIQSDDDVGDHQPFANAHDVLARSRSRANVLNKVEYAQQRWKLQVQEQRKSVFDRHVVLS